In Desulforhopalus sp., a single genomic region encodes these proteins:
- a CDS encoding NAD(P)/FAD-dependent oxidoreductase: protein MNYDVIIIGAGPGGLACAKATAMNGLSTLVLDRSMQIGKKVCAGGITWNGLLKKVPADISEKQFAKQHIFTKSQRACVSEPSPIIATVNREKLGQRMAQSAAEAGAEVRIGCQVLSIENSNILYLDKVTGREQRLAFKNLVGADGSSSLVRRNLGLPITDVGIGINYQIAGDYPEMQWHLDSSLFANGYAWVFPHRNTVSIGAYVDSKCMKASDLKANLLNWGEHHGYPLRQHKATAELINFDFRGWRFANTFLVGDAAGLASGLTGEGIFSAIISGETIGTYIANPECDTTPLQNLIKNHTRHRKMVAFTGKNRILATLAAEIVTFCLKTKIINFNSIEMAR from the coding sequence ATGAACTATGATGTTATCATTATAGGAGCCGGACCAGGTGGACTTGCTTGTGCCAAAGCCACAGCTATGAATGGCCTCTCCACTCTGGTTCTTGACCGGTCAATGCAGATTGGGAAAAAGGTATGCGCCGGAGGTATCACCTGGAATGGATTACTTAAAAAAGTCCCGGCAGATATCTCCGAAAAACAGTTTGCGAAGCAGCATATTTTTACAAAAAGTCAACGCGCCTGTGTATCTGAACCAAGCCCGATTATAGCGACGGTAAACAGGGAAAAGCTGGGACAAAGAATGGCTCAGAGTGCCGCTGAGGCGGGAGCAGAGGTTCGCATTGGCTGTCAGGTACTCTCTATAGAAAATAGCAACATTCTGTATCTCGACAAAGTAACAGGCAGAGAGCAGCGACTGGCCTTTAAAAATCTGGTCGGTGCCGATGGCTCATCTTCACTGGTAAGAAGAAATCTCGGTTTACCCATTACTGATGTCGGTATAGGGATAAATTATCAAATTGCTGGGGACTACCCGGAAATGCAGTGGCATTTAGACAGTTCCCTTTTTGCCAATGGTTATGCGTGGGTATTCCCCCACCGCAATACCGTTTCGATTGGAGCATATGTCGATTCCAAATGTATGAAGGCAAGTGACCTTAAGGCCAATCTCTTGAATTGGGGAGAGCACCACGGCTATCCGCTCCGACAGCATAAGGCAACAGCGGAACTGATTAATTTTGATTTTCGCGGTTGGCGGTTCGCCAATACATTTCTCGTTGGTGACGCCGCCGGCCTGGCTTCAGGTCTGACAGGCGAAGGTATTTTTTCGGCAATAATTTCAGGAGAAACAATTGGTACCTATATCGCCAATCCGGAATGCGACACAACCCCATTGCAAAATCTGATTAAGAATCATACCCGGCACCGAAAGATGGTAGCCTTCACTGGGAAAAACCGAATCTTGGCAACACTTGCCGCCGAGATAGTTACTTTTTGCCTG
- a CDS encoding succinate dehydrogenase/fumarate reductase iron-sulfur subunit: MSSINLTLKIWRQPNSDALGAFETYALDGIHTDMSFLEMLDVLNEKLTKEQKDPVAFDHDCREGICGMCGAVVNGVAHGPEKEVTLCQLHMRHFQSGDVLVIEPFRSRAYPIKRDLLVDRSALDRIIQAGGYVSVNTGGTPDGNSMPIPSQQAELAMDAAACIGCGACVASCPNGAAMLFTSAKISQLALLPQGQVERKKRAIAMVSKMDEEGFGNCTNARECEAVCPKGISIRNIARMNKEYYMAMLTEG, translated from the coding sequence ATGAGCAGCATTAACCTGACGCTGAAAATCTGGCGACAACCGAACAGTGACGCCTTGGGTGCTTTCGAAACCTACGCTCTGGACGGAATCCATACCGACATGTCATTCCTTGAGATGCTCGATGTGCTCAATGAAAAACTGACAAAGGAACAAAAGGATCCGGTGGCATTCGACCACGATTGCCGGGAGGGAATCTGTGGAATGTGCGGTGCTGTTGTCAACGGCGTCGCTCACGGTCCGGAAAAGGAGGTAACCCTCTGTCAACTTCATATGCGTCATTTCCAAAGTGGCGATGTTCTCGTCATAGAACCCTTTAGGTCACGGGCATACCCCATTAAGAGAGATCTTTTGGTCGACCGTTCAGCGCTTGATCGTATCATCCAAGCAGGCGGCTATGTCTCTGTCAACACTGGCGGCACACCAGACGGCAACAGCATGCCGATCCCATCCCAGCAGGCTGAACTGGCAATGGATGCGGCAGCTTGTATTGGTTGTGGAGCCTGTGTTGCCAGCTGTCCGAATGGCGCCGCCATGCTCTTTACCAGCGCTAAAATCTCCCAACTCGCCCTTCTCCCCCAAGGTCAGGTTGAGCGAAAAAAACGAGCCATAGCAATGGTAAGCAAAATGGACGAAGAAGGTTTTGGCAATTGCACTAATGCCCGTGAATGTGAAGCTGTTTGTCCCAAGGGAATTTCCATTCGTAACATCGCTCGGATGAATAAAGAATATTACATGGCAATGCTCACTGAAGGATAG
- a CDS encoding fumarate reductase/succinate dehydrogenase flavoprotein subunit, translating to MELNSRAPSGPLEKKWSNHRFSNKLVNPANRRKFSVIVVGTGLAGASASATLAEQGYQVKTFCIQDSPRRAHSIAAQGGINAAKNYQNDGDSIHRLFYDTIKGGDFRAREANVYRLAEVSNQIIDQCVAQGVPFAREYGGTLANRSFGGAQVSRTFYARGQTGQQLLLGAYGALSRQIHSGRVTMYTRREMMDVVIVEGRARGITVRNIMTGEIESHSADAVILATGGYGNVYFLSTNAMASNVTAAWRAHKRGAGFANPSFVQIHPTCIPVHGDYQSKLTLMSESLRNDGRVWVPKTKGDTRKPADIPEADREYYLENKYPSFGNLVPRDVASRNAKEQCDLGKGVGSTGLAVYLDFAEAIKRDGKETIYKKYGNLFQMYEKITDSDPMVEPMMIYPAVHYTMGGLWVDYDLMTTIPGLFAIGECNFSDHGANRLGASALMQGLADGYFVIATSIAHYLGTNKFNKVSEHEPSFIESKRWVEDRISKILKNSVGGPAGKFTVDEIHKELGRLMWDNCGMARNKAGLESALSQLPKIRQKFWDSVYLPGTNKEINQSLERAGRVADFLEFAEIMIRDALAREESCGCHLREESQTEENEAKRDDANFSHVSVWEHVGEGEEPVMHKEQLVFEYVTPSQRSYK from the coding sequence ATGGAACTCAATTCGCGTGCACCGTCCGGACCCCTGGAGAAAAAATGGAGCAATCACCGTTTTTCCAACAAGCTTGTCAACCCAGCCAACAGGAGGAAATTCAGCGTAATCGTCGTTGGTACTGGCCTTGCTGGCGCCTCGGCATCTGCAACCCTTGCCGAGCAGGGATACCAGGTCAAAACCTTCTGTATTCAAGATAGCCCTAGACGAGCACACTCTATAGCCGCTCAAGGGGGTATCAACGCAGCCAAGAATTATCAAAATGACGGTGATTCGATCCATCGGCTTTTCTATGACACCATCAAGGGTGGTGACTTCCGTGCCCGAGAGGCAAATGTGTACCGACTTGCCGAGGTGAGCAACCAAATAATCGATCAATGTGTTGCCCAGGGAGTTCCCTTCGCCCGTGAATATGGCGGTACTCTTGCCAACAGGTCTTTTGGCGGAGCCCAGGTTTCCAGGACTTTTTATGCCCGAGGCCAAACGGGACAGCAACTTCTCCTTGGAGCGTACGGCGCCCTCTCGCGACAGATACACAGTGGCCGGGTTACCATGTATACCCGCAGAGAAATGATGGATGTCGTTATCGTTGAAGGAAGAGCAAGGGGCATCACCGTCCGCAATATTATGACCGGAGAAATTGAAAGTCATTCGGCTGATGCCGTGATTCTGGCAACGGGAGGATATGGCAATGTCTATTTTCTCTCAACTAACGCCATGGCCTCCAACGTTACAGCGGCCTGGCGGGCTCATAAACGCGGCGCGGGTTTCGCCAACCCATCCTTTGTGCAAATTCATCCAACGTGCATCCCGGTTCACGGTGATTATCAATCAAAACTCACTCTGATGAGCGAGAGTCTGCGCAATGATGGGCGTGTTTGGGTGCCAAAGACCAAGGGTGACACCCGAAAACCTGCCGACATTCCAGAGGCCGACAGGGAGTATTATCTCGAAAACAAGTATCCGAGTTTTGGAAATTTAGTGCCCCGCGACGTCGCTTCCCGCAATGCCAAGGAGCAATGCGATCTTGGCAAGGGCGTTGGCAGCACTGGCCTTGCCGTATATCTGGATTTTGCCGAAGCTATTAAGCGTGACGGCAAGGAGACCATCTATAAGAAATATGGCAACCTGTTCCAGATGTACGAAAAGATCACCGACAGCGACCCGATGGTTGAGCCGATGATGATCTACCCCGCGGTCCACTACACCATGGGTGGACTATGGGTTGACTACGATTTGATGACCACTATCCCCGGCCTTTTTGCCATTGGCGAGTGCAACTTCTCTGACCATGGCGCCAACCGTCTTGGGGCAAGTGCCTTGATGCAAGGTCTGGCCGACGGCTATTTTGTTATAGCCACCTCGATTGCCCACTACCTGGGAACGAATAAGTTCAATAAGGTAAGCGAGCATGAGCCTTCCTTTATCGAATCTAAACGATGGGTTGAAGACAGAATATCGAAGATTTTGAAAAATAGCGTGGGTGGTCCAGCAGGCAAGTTTACTGTTGATGAAATCCACAAAGAGCTTGGCCGATTGATGTGGGATAATTGTGGAATGGCCAGAAATAAAGCCGGTCTTGAATCGGCACTTTCGCAACTGCCCAAAATCAGGCAAAAATTCTGGGATTCTGTGTATCTTCCAGGCACCAATAAAGAAATAAATCAATCGCTGGAGCGAGCGGGCAGAGTCGCCGATTTCCTGGAATTCGCCGAAATCATGATCCGCGACGCTCTTGCCAGAGAGGAATCCTGCGGATGCCATCTTCGTGAAGAAAGCCAGACTGAGGAAAATGAGGCAAAACGGGATGACGCAAATTTTTCACACGTTTCTGTTTGGGAACACGTCGGTGAAGGAGAAGAGCCTGTAATGCACAAGGAGCAACTGGTTTTTGAGTATGTGACTCCCAGTCAACGCAGCTACAAATAA